One segment of Prionailurus bengalensis isolate Pbe53 chromosome D4, Fcat_Pben_1.1_paternal_pri, whole genome shotgun sequence DNA contains the following:
- the LOC122474817 gene encoding neutrophil gelatinase-associated lipocalin-like, with protein sequence MALGILWLGLALLGALQTHAQDSTPNLIPAPPLLLVPVEPDFQNEQFQGKWYFLGLAGNGFNKEKHRRMKMYIANYELNEDNSYNVTSTVAWNQTCHPSTKIFLPNLHLGQFNLGNIERYTGIQNYTSKVVTTDYNQFAILYFKKVHDNQEYIKVILFGRTKEVPSVPKAIFISFIKSLGLTDDHIIFPIPNDECMDK encoded by the exons ATGGCCTTAGGTATCCTGTGGCTGGGCCTTGCCCTGCTGGGTGCTCTGCAGACCCATGCCCAGGATTCCACCCCAAACCTGATCCCAGCCCCGCCTCTGCTCTTGGTCCCTGTGGAGCCTGACTTCCAGAATGAGCAG TTCCAGGGGAAATGGTACTTCTTAGGATTGGCAGGGAACGGATTCAATAAAGAAAAGCACAGGAGGATGAAGATGTACATTGCCAACTACGAGCTGAACGAAGACAACAGCTACAATGTCACCTCTACTGTGGCCTG GAACCAGACCTGTCATCCCTCGACCAAAATTTTCCTCCCAAATTTGCATCTAGGCCAATTCAACCTGGGCAACATTGAGC GTTACACTGGAATCCAGAACTACACTTCAAAAGTGGTGACCACAGACTACAACCAGTTTGCCATACTGTACTTCAAGAAAGTTCACGACAACCAGGAGTACATCAAGGTCATCCTCTTTG GGAGGACCAAGGAGGTGCCTTCTGTACCGAAGGCAATCTTCATCAGCTTCATCAAATCCCTGGGCCTCACCGATGACCACATCATCTTCCCTATCCCCAATG ATGAGTGCATGGATAAGTAA